From one Eucalyptus grandis isolate ANBG69807.140 chromosome 9, ASM1654582v1, whole genome shotgun sequence genomic stretch:
- the LOC104424880 gene encoding xanthohumol 4-O-methyltransferase, with translation MESLHEIEATLRGQAHISNLMNAYAGSMALKCAVELRIPDIIHSYGGGPVTLAQIASRIPSPSLETTYLARIMRLLVRENIFSANRCQPDDGHESHETLYSLPPSSRWLLQGPGFELSLAPVVLMLNHPWLMSPWHCFGDCIKTGGVAFEMAHGRKIWDFASENPEFNRLFNDGMACVSRITIGGIIEVYKDGFESIGSLVDVGGGIGKTLVEIIKSFPHIQGINYDLPHVVATAPAHDGVTHVGGNMFETIPHADAVLMMEIMHDWGDEDCVKILKNCRKAIPEKNGKVIIANIVLKAEGDGMFDKTGLVMDLVMMALCSGGKERDEPEWKKILEEGGFPRYNIIKTPCLQSIIEAYPL, from the exons atggaatctcttcatgaaattgaagcAACCCTAAGAGGCCAAGCACACATATCGAATCTGATGAATGCATACGCCGGCTCCATGGCGCTAAAATGCGCGGTCGAGCTCCGAATACCCGACATTATCCATTCTTATGGCGGCGGGCCCGTCACCCTAGCCCAAATAGCCTCCCGCATTCCCTCCCCATCCCTCGAAACCACCTACTTGGCACGCATCATGAGACTCCTTGTCCGTGAGAACATCTTCTCCGCTAATCGTTGCCAACCTGATGACGGCCATGAGAGTCACGAGACACTCTACAGCCTCCCCCCATCGTCGAGATGGCTCCTCCAGGGGCCCGGGTTCGAGCTCAGCCTCGCGCCTGTGGTGTTGATGTTAAACCACCCATGGTTGATGTCCCCGTGGCATTGCTTTGGCGACTGCATCAAGACCGGCGGCGTTGCATTCGAGATGGCTCACGGCCGCAAGATTTGGGACTTCGCATCAGAGAATCCCGAGTTCAACCGCTTGTTCAACGATGGGATGGCGTGTGTGAGCAGGATCACGATTGGGGGCATCATAGAAGTGTATAAGGACGGCTTCGAGAGCATTGGATCTTTGGTCGATGTCGGAGGGGGGATCGGCAAGACCCTGGTCGAGATCATTAAGTCATTTCCACACATTCAGGGGATTAATTATGATCTACCTCATGTTGTTGCAACGGCGCCGGCGCACGATGGAGTCACTCATGTTGGAGGAAACATGTTTGAGACTATACCACATGCTGATGCAGTTCTCATGATG GAGATAATGCATGATTGGGGGGATGAAGACTGTGTcaagattttgaagaattgcAGAAAAGCAATCCCAGAAAAGAATGGCAAGGTGATCATAGCAAATATTGTGCTGAAAGCAGAGGGTGATGGCATGTTTGATAAGACCGGACTAGTGATGGATCTGGTCATGATGGCGCTTTGCTCGGGCGGTAAGGAGAGGGACGAACCCGAATGGAAGAAGATCTTGGAGGAGGGAGGGTTTCCTCGCTACAACATCATCAAAACCCCTTGCTTGCAATCCATTATTGAAGCCTATCCACTATGA
- the LOC104424882 gene encoding LOW QUALITY PROTEIN: xanthohumol 4-O-methyltransferase (The sequence of the model RefSeq protein was modified relative to this genomic sequence to represent the inferred CDS: inserted 3 bases in 2 codons; substituted 1 base at 1 genomic stop codon) codes for MESLDETEATLRGQAHIXKLMYAYADSMVLKCAVELREPNIIHSYGGGPVTLAQIASRIPSPSPRTAYLARIMRFLVRKNIFSANRCQPDGGHESHETLYSLTTSSRWLLQGPRSELSLAPLVLMENHPWVMSPWHYFGDCIKTGGIAFEMAHGRKVWDFASENPEFNRLFNDGMACLSGVVVRGIVEVYKDGFESIGSLVDVGGGVGKTLAEIIKSFSHIQGINFDLPHVVATAPAHDGVTHVGGNMFETIPHADAVFMKGIMHDWXDEDCIKILKNLXKAILKKNGKVIIVDVVLKPNGNNMFDENGLVLDLVMMAHCSGGKERDELKWKKILEEGGFPRYNIIKTPSLSSIIEAYPL; via the exons atggaatCGCTTGATGAAACTGAAGCAACCCTAAGAGGCCAAGCACATATATAGAAACTCATGTATGCATACGCTGACTCGATGGTGCTGAAATGCGCGGTCGAGCTCCGAGAACCCAACATCATCCATTCTTACGGCGGTGGGCCCGTCACTCTAGCCCAAATAGCCTCCCGCATTCCCTCCCCATCCCCCAGAACCGCCTACTTGGCACGCATCATGAGATTCCTTGTCCGTAAGAACATCTTCTCCGCTAATCGTTGCCAACCTGACGGCGGCCATGAGAGTCACGAGACACTCTACAGCCTCACCACATCGTCGAGATGGCTCCTCCAGGGGCCCAGGTCCGAGCTCAGCCTTGCGCCGTTGGTGTTGATGGAAAACCACCCATGGGTGATGTCCCCATGGCATTACTTTGGCGACTGCATCAAGACCGGCGGCATCGCATTTGAGATGGCTCACGGCCGCAAGGTTTGGGACTTCGCATCGGAGAATCCCGAGTTCAACCGCTTGTTCAACGATGGGATGGCGTGTCTGAGTGGGGTCGTGGTTAGGGGCATCGTGGAAGTGTATAAGGACGGCTTCGAGAGCATTGGATCTTTGGTCGACGTCGGAGGGGGGGTCGGCAAGACCCTGGCCGAGATCATTAAGTCATTTTCACACATTCAGGGGATTAATTTTGATCTACCTCATGTCGTTGCGACAGCACCAGCGCACGACGGAGTCACTCATGTTGGAGGAAACATGTTTGAGACCATACCGCATGCTGATGCAGTTTTCATGAAA GGGATCATGCATGATT GGGATGAAGATTGCATTAAgattttgaagaattt aaaagcAATCCTAAAAAAGAATGGCAAGGTAATCATAGTTGATGTTGTGTTGAAACCAAACGGCAATAACATGTTCGATGAGAACGGATTGGTGTTGGATCTGGTCATGATGGCGCATTGCTCGGGCGGTAAGGAGAGGGATGAACTCAAATGGAAGAAGATCTTGGAGGAGGGAGGGTTTCCTCGCTACAACATCATCAAAACCCCTTCCTTGTCATCCATCATTGAAGCCTATCCTCTGTGA